In Flavobacterium sp., a single window of DNA contains:
- a CDS encoding efflux RND transporter periplasmic adaptor subunit: MKNKIQYSALFFAALFFLNSCNSKKEEPVVAEIEPKTETFLLEKEKLSTELRLPAELTGFQQVDLYAKVSSFVKTLKVDIGSKVKKGQLLIVLEAPEITSQLAAAESRLKSMEAIYATSKSTYNRLYETSKVEGTISKNDLEMASGKKNSDYAQYQAAIAAHKEVSIIRGYLEIRAPFDGVVAARNVNLGTFVGPAGKGSDLPLLTIQEQSKLRLAVSVPELYTGYLHNGDEMSFNVKSLPETFKATITRMSGALDLKLRSERVEMDVHNTKGNLLPGMVAEVLLPLNAKDSTFVVPKSAVVSSAEGLFVIKVVNHKATRVDIKKGREIDDKIEIFGDLNPKDKLVKIASEETKEGDPINE; the protein is encoded by the coding sequence ATGAAAAATAAAATACAATATAGCGCGCTGTTTTTCGCAGCATTATTTTTCCTGAACAGCTGTAATTCTAAAAAAGAAGAACCAGTTGTAGCAGAAATCGAACCTAAAACAGAAACGTTTCTTTTAGAAAAAGAAAAACTGAGCACAGAATTGCGTTTACCAGCCGAATTAACTGGTTTTCAACAAGTAGACTTGTATGCAAAAGTGAGCAGTTTCGTAAAAACCTTAAAAGTAGATATTGGTTCTAAAGTAAAAAAAGGACAGCTTTTAATTGTTTTAGAAGCGCCTGAAATCACTTCACAATTAGCTGCAGCCGAATCGAGACTAAAATCTATGGAAGCGATTTATGCAACCAGCAAAAGTACTTACAACCGTTTGTACGAAACGAGCAAAGTAGAAGGAACTATTTCTAAAAACGATTTAGAAATGGCAAGCGGAAAAAAGAATTCTGATTACGCACAATATCAGGCAGCAATTGCAGCTCATAAAGAAGTTTCGATTATAAGAGGTTATTTAGAGATTCGTGCGCCTTTTGATGGTGTTGTAGCAGCCAGAAACGTAAACTTAGGAACATTTGTTGGTCCGGCAGGAAAAGGATCTGATTTGCCTTTATTAACGATTCAGGAGCAAAGTAAATTACGTTTAGCAGTTTCGGTTCCGGAATTGTATACTGGATATTTACATAATGGCGACGAAATGAGTTTTAACGTAAAATCGTTACCGGAAACTTTTAAAGCTACGATTACCAGAATGTCTGGCGCTTTAGACTTAAAACTGCGTTCTGAAAGAGTAGAAATGGACGTTCACAATACAAAAGGTAATTTATTACCAGGAATGGTGGCTGAAGTTTTATTACCGCTTAACGCAAAAGACAGCACATTTGTAGTTCCGAAATCAGCAGTGGTAAGTTCTGCAGAAGGTTTGTTTGTCATTAAAGTGGTAAACCACAAAGCAACAAGAGTTGATATTAAAAAAGGTAGAGAAATCGACGACAAAATCGAAATATTTGGCGACTTAAACCCAAAAGATAAATTGGTTAAAATTGCCAGCGAAGAAACTAAGGAAGGTGACCCAATAAACGAATAA
- a CDS encoding DUF5343 domain-containing protein translates to MSSINLPSFSVAGSIVKILEKIKTAGTPDNFNGDFLTTTLGFKGGNYRTFIPWAKKIGFINSDGTPTALYKKFRNPSTSKSSLGEGLKKGYAEIFLKDENADKLDKANLKGLIMEATGLAHDSKVLENIVNTFWNAKSIAEFGDIEENILDNSIPQIEKQVTSSSDSIKKRVNLGLNYTINLVLPKTDDPAIYNAIFKSLKENLLND, encoded by the coding sequence ATGTCATCAATAAACTTACCTAGTTTTTCAGTTGCAGGGTCAATTGTAAAAATATTAGAAAAAATAAAGACAGCAGGAACTCCTGACAATTTTAATGGTGATTTTCTAACTACTACACTTGGCTTTAAAGGTGGCAATTATAGAACTTTTATTCCTTGGGCAAAGAAGATAGGTTTTATAAATAGTGATGGTACTCCAACTGCATTATACAAAAAATTTCGTAACCCATCCACTTCAAAGAGTAGCCTAGGTGAAGGATTAAAAAAAGGATATGCTGAAATTTTTCTTAAAGATGAAAATGCTGATAAGCTTGATAAGGCGAACCTTAAAGGCTTAATTATGGAAGCTACTGGGCTTGCACATGATTCAAAAGTTCTTGAGAATATTGTAAATACATTTTGGAATGCAAAATCTATTGCAGAGTTCGGAGATATCGAAGAGAATATTTTAGATAATTCAATTCCTCAAATTGAAAAGCAAGTCACTTCTAGTTCTGATAGCATAAAAAAAAGAGTAAATCTAGGTTTAAACTACACTATTAATTTAGTTTTACCTAAAACTGACGATCCTGCAATTTATAATGCTATATTCAAATCGTTAAAAGAAAACCTATTAAATGATTAA
- a CDS encoding Swt1 family HEPN domain-containing protein yields the protein MDIEARIKLFVLSNSLAENSLDKIEQDIDIDLGRKTKEEIKEQDYYKQFDSSFRKEARDMGKHYEVFYCLETSIRSLVLQLMLEKFGENWWDLKVKEDIRRNADGNIKREAESGFTQRSERKIDYTTFGELTEIVKANWEAFENLFRNERAFIKIMSSLNQLRGPIAHCCPLAEDEVVRLNLAVKDWFRLME from the coding sequence ATGGATATAGAAGCTAGAATTAAATTATTTGTGCTATCAAATTCTTTAGCAGAAAATTCTTTAGACAAGATTGAACAAGATATTGATATTGATCTAGGCAGAAAAACTAAAGAAGAAATTAAAGAACAAGATTACTACAAGCAATTTGATTCATCTTTTAGAAAAGAAGCAAGAGACATGGGAAAACATTATGAAGTTTTCTATTGCCTAGAAACATCAATCAGAAGTCTCGTTCTCCAACTTATGTTAGAAAAATTTGGGGAAAACTGGTGGGATTTAAAAGTAAAAGAAGATATAAGAAGAAATGCAGATGGTAATATAAAACGCGAAGCCGAATCAGGTTTTACTCAAAGATCGGAGAGAAAAATTGATTATACTACCTTTGGTGAATTAACTGAAATAGTAAAAGCTAATTGGGAAGCATTTGAAAATCTATTTAGAAATGAACGAGCTTTCATCAAGATTATGAGTAGCTTAAACCAACTTAGAGGACCAATTGCACATTGTTGTCCGTTAGCAGAAGACGAAGTTGTAAGATTAAACTTAGCAGTAAAAGATTGGTTTAGATTAATGGAATAA
- a CDS encoding YEATS-associated helix-containing protein, producing the protein MNCVTDYHRIILALIIIIIGGLAGLINFFTYYFQQREDKREVKIVIKYLLNSIGAAILVPLLLNMLSSNLIKDNNKFDSINYFVFAGFCFIAGYFSDRFINSMGEKILKDLQETKNKANEAIDSAKATEEKVDVLVSTESESDTIEIEKKELKSIQDILPDNLSNSRNLIEKIIKAFDHSKFKFRTSHGIAKVTESNRFVVIKILEELRTLGVTNKIVSKEDNTVLWSLTNLGRELLESSKE; encoded by the coding sequence ATGAATTGCGTTACAGATTATCATAGAATAATACTTGCATTAATTATCATCATCATTGGCGGGCTTGCCGGCCTCATAAATTTCTTTACGTATTACTTTCAACAACGCGAAGATAAACGTGAAGTAAAAATTGTTATAAAATATTTACTTAATAGTATTGGGGCAGCAATTCTTGTTCCTCTTTTACTGAATATGTTATCAAGTAATTTAATAAAAGACAATAATAAATTTGATTCAATAAACTACTTTGTTTTCGCAGGATTTTGTTTCATTGCAGGCTATTTTTCCGACAGATTCATTAATTCAATGGGTGAGAAAATTTTGAAAGATTTGCAAGAAACTAAAAATAAAGCTAATGAGGCTATTGACTCGGCAAAAGCTACTGAAGAAAAAGTAGATGTATTGGTTTCAACTGAATCAGAATCGGATACAATAGAAATAGAAAAAAAAGAATTAAAATCTATTCAAGATATTTTACCTGATAATTTAAGTAATTCTCGTAATCTTATAGAAAAAATTATAAAAGCTTTTGACCATTCAAAATTTAAATTTAGAACTTCTCATGGAATAGCTAAAGTTACAGAGTCAAATCGTTTTGTAGTTATAAAAATACTAGAAGAATTAAGAACGCTCGGTGTAACCAACAAAATTGTTTCAAAAGAAGACAATACTGTTCTTTGGAGTTTAACTAACCTTGGAAGAGAACTTTTAGAAAGCAGCAAAGAATAG
- a CDS encoding type 1 glutamine amidotransferase domain-containing protein, with translation MKKNIAILATNGFEESELASPKAYLEEQGWNADIVSLKSGTIKSWKDGNWSNEYNVDVVLDQANEADYDALVLPGGVINPDSLRREEAAVNFVRSFFESKKPVAAICHGPQILVDADVLEGRKVTSFFSVKNDLKNAGAQWEDSEVVVDNGLVTSRNPNDLPAFNKKMVEEIKEGIHERQRV, from the coding sequence ATGAAAAAGAATATCGCCATATTAGCCACAAACGGTTTCGAAGAATCAGAATTAGCATCGCCTAAAGCCTATCTGGAGGAGCAAGGCTGGAATGCAGATATCGTCAGTTTGAAATCTGGAACCATCAAATCTTGGAAAGACGGAAATTGGAGCAACGAATATAATGTTGATGTTGTATTAGATCAGGCAAATGAAGCCGATTACGATGCTTTGGTTCTGCCTGGAGGAGTTATAAATCCTGATTCATTAAGAAGAGAAGAAGCTGCAGTAAATTTTGTTCGTTCCTTTTTTGAAAGTAAAAAACCAGTAGCCGCAATTTGTCACGGACCTCAAATTCTGGTTGATGCTGATGTTTTAGAAGGTCGAAAAGTAACTTCATTCTTTTCTGTTAAAAACGATTTGAAAAATGCCGGAGCACAATGGGAAGACTCAGAAGTAGTCGTTGACAACGGATTAGTAACCAGCCGAAACCCAAATGATTTACCCGCTTTTAATAAAAAAATGGTCGAAGAAATTAAAGAGGGAATACACGAGCGCCAGAGAGTCTAA
- a CDS encoding cupin domain-containing protein: protein MKPTTIIKTTIAVLFLQQTYSQETKKETGQPKYTIENCVNHFEIDKATKTKVGYQYWFADKDFTLENTLKMSIVEPGKSTHAPHKHIEEELFYILEGTAEFYLDGKTITAGPNTSLYCPSNVEHGIKNAGNTDLKYLVIKKDLR from the coding sequence ATGAAACCAACAACCATAATAAAAACCACAATTGCAGTTTTGTTTCTCCAGCAAACCTATTCTCAGGAAACCAAAAAAGAAACCGGACAACCAAAATACACAATCGAAAACTGTGTCAATCATTTTGAAATAGACAAAGCCACGAAAACAAAAGTGGGATATCAATACTGGTTTGCCGATAAAGATTTTACTCTGGAAAACACCCTTAAAATGAGTATTGTCGAACCCGGAAAATCAACACATGCGCCACACAAACACATCGAAGAAGAACTTTTCTATATTCTGGAAGGCACGGCAGAATTCTATCTCGACGGAAAAACCATAACTGCCGGACCAAATACCAGTCTTTACTGTCCGTCAAACGTAGAACACGGAATCAAAAATGCTGGAAATACCGATTTGAAATATTTGGTAATTAAGAAAGATTTGAGGTAG
- a CDS encoding gluconokinase encodes MGALYIGIDIGTTATKAVCFDKQGNVLRQIVKSYEMYHPKPEWSVQKPYEILQTVKECINEITNGIQPQFISFSSAMQSVIAIDENGKPLTDAILWADNRATGIAEKLKNSDLGKHFYQKTGIPIHPFSPFSKIAWFKEFDAELFSKTYKFISIKEYIWHHLTNEYYTDTSMASGTGLLNIHTLDWDDEVLNFLNIKPHQLSKVCEVTHQCKGISDNFLYIMGGGDGALANLGTGAMNKNCIALTIGTSGAVRLPIEKPYLDDQMRTQCYHLMDNQYLTLGAVNNGAIILQWLKETLLKTEQSLEVLIEEAAKIPAGSDGLLFVPYLLGERAPIWDASAQGTLLGMQITHTQAHLVRATLEGILFGLFQITEILIPDPELRKETKIMASGGFGKSELWLQMVADIFQMQVETSQTIEGSSWGAVLIGLKSIGEEIINDNKTGQTYFPNTENKSVYEAAFNKFKKIYPLLKDF; translated from the coding sequence ATGGGAGCATTGTATATTGGCATCGACATAGGAACAACAGCTACAAAAGCCGTTTGTTTTGATAAACAGGGAAATGTGCTTCGACAAATTGTGAAGTCGTACGAAATGTATCATCCCAAGCCGGAATGGAGTGTTCAAAAACCATACGAAATTCTACAAACCGTAAAGGAATGCATTAACGAGATTACAAACGGAATTCAGCCTCAGTTTATCAGTTTTAGTTCGGCGATGCAAAGCGTTATTGCCATTGATGAAAATGGAAAACCACTGACAGACGCTATTTTATGGGCTGATAACAGAGCTACGGGAATTGCCGAAAAACTTAAAAATTCAGATCTGGGAAAACACTTTTATCAAAAAACCGGAATACCAATTCATCCTTTTTCTCCCTTCTCAAAAATTGCCTGGTTTAAAGAATTTGACGCTGAACTTTTTTCCAAAACTTATAAATTCATCAGTATAAAAGAATATATCTGGCATCATTTGACCAATGAATATTATACAGACACCTCCATGGCTTCCGGAACCGGATTGTTAAACATTCATACTTTAGATTGGGATGATGAAGTTTTAAATTTCTTAAACATTAAGCCGCATCAACTATCTAAAGTTTGCGAAGTCACACATCAATGCAAAGGAATTTCAGATAATTTTCTTTATATAATGGGCGGTGGCGATGGTGCGCTGGCCAATCTCGGAACAGGCGCCATGAACAAAAATTGTATTGCTTTGACTATTGGCACGAGCGGAGCAGTGCGGCTACCTATTGAGAAACCTTATCTTGACGACCAAATGCGCACGCAGTGTTATCATTTGATGGACAATCAATATCTTACTTTAGGTGCTGTCAATAATGGTGCGATAATTTTACAATGGCTGAAAGAAACTTTGCTGAAAACCGAACAATCTTTAGAAGTTCTTATTGAAGAAGCCGCAAAAATTCCTGCGGGTTCTGACGGACTGCTTTTTGTACCTTATTTATTGGGAGAACGTGCGCCAATTTGGGATGCTTCGGCTCAGGGAACCCTTTTAGGAATGCAGATTACGCATACACAAGCGCACTTGGTAAGAGCTACTTTAGAAGGAATTTTATTTGGATTGTTCCAAATCACAGAGATTTTAATTCCGGATCCCGAACTTAGAAAAGAAACAAAAATTATGGCCAGCGGCGGATTTGGCAAAAGCGAACTGTGGCTCCAAATGGTTGCTGATATTTTTCAGATGCAGGTTGAAACTTCGCAAACTATCGAAGGATCTTCCTGGGGAGCTGTTCTTATAGGTTTAAAATCAATCGGCGAGGAGATCATAAATGATAACAAAACCGGACAAACCTATTTTCCTAATACAGAAAATAAAAGTGTGTATGAAGCTGCGTTCAACAAGTTTAAAAAAATATATCCTTTATTGAAGGATTTTTAA
- a CDS encoding SMP-30/gluconolactonase/LRE family protein, producing the protein MNQFQLKIKSLLIFVISLTFTNFLSAQTSKEKSHSIIAKGAVLTKLSDQFSFTEGPAVDKKGNVYFTDQPNNRIMKWSVDGKLSVFMENAGRANGMYFDHAGNLLACADEKNELWKIDQNKNYTVILNNFEGKRLNGPNDLWVDPKGGIYFTDPFYQRDYWKHTSKEIEKECVYYLSPDKSKITNVANNLVKPNGIIGTSDGKTLYVADIGANKTYSYTIESNGSLSKKTLFTESGSDGMTRDESGNIYLTGNGVTVFNPKGEKIAHIDVPEPWTANVCFGGKKFKTLFITASKSVYTIQMNVRGMK; encoded by the coding sequence ATGAACCAATTCCAACTTAAAATAAAATCACTCCTCATATTTGTTATTTCTTTAACTTTTACAAATTTCTTATCCGCTCAGACATCAAAAGAAAAAAGCCATTCCATAATAGCAAAAGGGGCAGTTCTCACAAAATTATCAGATCAATTCAGTTTTACAGAAGGTCCTGCTGTAGATAAGAAAGGAAATGTTTATTTTACGGATCAGCCTAATAATCGAATCATGAAATGGTCGGTTGATGGGAAACTTTCTGTTTTTATGGAAAATGCCGGAAGAGCTAACGGTATGTATTTTGATCACGCAGGCAATCTTTTGGCTTGCGCCGATGAAAAAAATGAGCTTTGGAAAATAGACCAAAACAAAAATTATACTGTAATACTAAACAATTTCGAAGGAAAAAGGCTGAATGGCCCTAACGATCTTTGGGTTGATCCAAAAGGCGGTATCTATTTTACAGATCCTTTTTACCAAAGAGATTACTGGAAACATACCTCCAAAGAAATTGAGAAAGAATGTGTTTACTATTTATCTCCGGATAAATCCAAAATTACCAATGTTGCGAATAACCTTGTAAAACCAAATGGTATTATTGGAACTTCGGATGGAAAAACCTTATATGTAGCAGATATAGGAGCCAATAAAACGTACTCTTATACAATTGAAAGTAACGGTTCTTTAAGCAAAAAAACGCTTTTTACTGAATCAGGTTCAGATGGAATGACAAGAGACGAGTCCGGTAATATTTACCTAACCGGAAATGGAGTTACCGTATTCAACCCCAAGGGAGAAAAAATAGCTCATATTGATGTTCCTGAACCTTGGACAGCTAATGTTTGTTTTGGAGGAAAAAAATTTAAAACATTATTCATTACTGCCAGTAAAAGTGTTTATACGATACAAATGAACGTTCGGGGAATGAAATAA
- a CDS encoding TetR/AcrR family transcriptional regulator has translation MASKDRILRQKEETRSNILGAAYDIVKEDGWNGLSMRKIADRIEYTAPIIYEYFSNKDAILTELTSQGFIKLAKELEKAKAKFEKPEDQLEAMWMAYWDFAFTDTEMYQVMFGVQMNCCSQQCSLSDSPYMMFTAVIAEVMKDSNPDQEIIKQKYFTFFSIIHGLIAINIINRNGALESINNQILKDAIGGIIKSIQ, from the coding sequence ATGGCTAGTAAAGATCGAATTTTAAGACAAAAAGAAGAGACAAGAAGTAACATTCTTGGGGCTGCTTATGACATCGTAAAAGAAGACGGCTGGAATGGTTTAAGTATGCGCAAAATTGCTGATAGAATCGAATATACTGCTCCTATCATTTATGAATACTTTTCTAATAAAGATGCTATACTGACTGAATTAACTAGTCAGGGTTTTATTAAACTGGCAAAAGAATTAGAAAAGGCGAAAGCTAAATTTGAAAAACCTGAAGATCAATTAGAAGCCATGTGGATGGCTTATTGGGATTTTGCCTTTACAGATACTGAAATGTACCAGGTAATGTTTGGGGTTCAGATGAATTGTTGTTCGCAGCAATGTTCACTTTCAGATTCGCCTTATATGATGTTTACAGCTGTTATAGCTGAAGTCATGAAAGACAGTAATCCGGATCAGGAGATTATTAAACAAAAGTATTTTACTTTCTTCTCTATTATTCATGGTTTAATTGCCATCAATATTATAAACAGAAACGGAGCATTAGAAAGTATCAACAATCAAATTTTGAAGGATGCCATTGGCGGTATCATCAAATCAATACAATAA
- a CDS encoding efflux RND transporter periplasmic adaptor subunit: protein MNPENVRIPKIFKRENVQPIKTIMKMKNVIITSFILALVLSSCADKNQGPAAPPPPVLPVLAITSANTTTDAEYPASIQGTVDVEIRPQVSGNLDRIFVDEGAYVNKGQTLFKINERPYREQLNNALASLHAAEAALINANLEVDKLTPLVQNKVVSDYQLKTAKASQKIAAANIEQAKAMVGSAKINLGYTNVTAPVSGYIGRLPKKQGSLVSASDVEPLTTLSDVHEVFAYFSLGETDFINFKEQYAGTSLGDKIKKLPPVTLILADNNAYPQTGKIDMVDGQFDKTTGAITIRATFPNKGGVLRSGNTGRIRLGLQHDDAILVPQSATVEMQDKVFVFTVGKDNKVTKMPIVVAGKSGTNYLIKEGVKTGDQIVLSGIDKLQDGQAIQPEKSTKVAEVTNKK from the coding sequence ATGAATCCCGAGAATGTCAGAATACCCAAAATTTTTAAACGAGAAAATGTTCAACCAATTAAAACCATAATGAAAATGAAAAATGTAATTATAACCAGTTTTATTCTGGCATTAGTACTAAGCAGCTGTGCCGATAAAAATCAAGGCCCTGCTGCTCCGCCACCTCCGGTTTTACCTGTGTTGGCTATTACAAGTGCAAATACTACTACAGACGCTGAATATCCTGCCTCTATACAAGGAACTGTTGACGTTGAAATTCGTCCTCAGGTAAGCGGAAACCTAGATAGAATTTTTGTTGATGAAGGTGCTTATGTAAACAAAGGACAAACTTTATTCAAAATAAACGAACGTCCGTACCGTGAGCAGTTAAACAATGCATTGGCAAGTTTACACGCAGCCGAAGCAGCTTTAATCAACGCAAATTTAGAAGTAGATAAATTAACTCCTTTAGTTCAAAACAAAGTAGTTTCTGATTATCAGTTAAAAACAGCTAAAGCTTCACAAAAAATTGCTGCTGCAAATATTGAACAGGCAAAAGCTATGGTAGGTTCTGCTAAAATCAATTTAGGATACACTAATGTTACTGCTCCAGTAAGCGGATATATTGGAAGATTACCTAAAAAACAAGGAAGTTTAGTTTCTGCTTCTGATGTTGAGCCTTTAACTACTTTATCAGATGTTCACGAAGTATTTGCTTATTTCTCTTTAGGTGAAACTGATTTCATCAACTTTAAAGAGCAATACGCCGGAACTTCTCTTGGTGATAAAATCAAAAAACTGCCTCCTGTTACTTTGATTTTAGCTGATAATAATGCTTATCCGCAAACCGGAAAAATTGATATGGTAGACGGACAGTTTGATAAAACTACCGGAGCTATTACCATTAGAGCGACTTTCCCTAATAAAGGCGGTGTTTTACGTTCAGGAAACACAGGAAGAATCCGTTTAGGGTTACAGCATGACGATGCGATTTTGGTTCCACAATCGGCTACAGTAGAAATGCAGGATAAAGTATTTGTTTTCACAGTAGGTAAAGACAACAAAGTAACCAAAATGCCAATCGTAGTTGCAGGTAAAAGCGGTACCAACTATTTAATTAAAGAAGGTGTAAAAACTGGCGACCAAATCGTACTAAGCGGAATTGACAAACTTCAGGACGGACAAGCAATTCAGCCTGAAAAATCAACCAAAGTTGCCGAAGTAACTAATAAAAAATAA